In Pseudobdellovibrio exovorus JSS, the genomic stretch GGCTCCGAAGCTCCACGCGGTGCCGATCATCTCGCGCACTTCGGCTTCCACTTCTGCATCACGATGACCTAAAACAAGTGGACCAAAGCTTTGACAGAAGTCGATGTACTTCTTGCCTTCAACGCTCCACAAATAAGGCCCTTGAGCAGATTTAAAGAAAACAGGTTCACGTCCCATTCCTGCAAAACTACGTACAGGTGAATGCACTCCCCCTGGGGCCACTTTTTTAGATCGTTCGAAGTACTCTTTTGAATTCACTTTTTTCTCCAGTAGATTTTTAATTCAATAATTCGACAAACAGTCTTTCATCTGACCCCAAGCGCTGGCGTAGAACTTCATAAGTTCGCCCCGGACCGCAGATATGAAAGGCTTTCTGAATATCGGGAACCTGAGATACAGCTAAATCAAACTCTTGCGGACTCGTCCAGATAAATGCTGTGTTTTCAGTCTTGATGTTCTGCGAAATCAGACTTAGCGACAGATCATAAGCTGCAATTGTCTGCTTATCGCCATAACCCGCCTGTGAAAGGGAATGACTTAAGCGTCCCCACTTCAGAGGTTCAACAAAGAAATGTTCAATTCGTAAATCTTCCACTTCCCCTAAGGACTCACTGCTACCATGAACCCATACGCCACGAGCGGCCAACTTTTTCCACGTCTCGCAACCAGCGGTCCAGACAATACCTTTAAATTCATGATTTAAGGTCCACGCATCCGCTTTCGCGACATAGAGCGCATCCAAATGTTGCACATCGGGTGTAGGACGTTCTTTTCGCTCAGCTTGAAATTCTAAACGTGTTCGTTGAACATTCGCAGGCAATGCTTTGTCAGTAACTAAAACTTTTTCAAAGATACTTTGCCCATCAGGAGTTAAGCCTCGGACAATTTTCACATCGCCATACGAGCGCTTCAGATAGCTCATACCTAAAGCCAAGTGACATCCACCACCAAAAGCTTGAAGAATTTGACGTTCTTTTTCGACAGCGGAAAAAGTGGCTTCGCAATTGATCGTCTTAAGAAGATCAGCCACATCCGAACGCCCCTGTTTAATTTCGACGGCTAATGCCCCTTGTGCGGCAGCATTTGGATCGTAACTTAAAGGCAGAACCATCCAATCAGACGTATTGAGGGTTTCGCGCAAAAAATCGCGTGTTTCAGGGAACTTGTCTCCATCCAAAAGACGATCTAAGGCCGCTTTCGCCA encodes the following:
- the hemC gene encoding hydroxymethylbilane synthase, which codes for MKTKLRISARQSELARYQAYQVGEALQKANPQLEVEYLFRESLGDKNLQNPLWKMPEKGVFTEDFYLDLVEEKTEMVVHSWKDLPTQEKPDTYIAATLPRADQRDFLLFKKSSRQKKNLKFFSSSPRRIHNLKDFFSWALPSNVEKLEFESVRGNIPTRVRKWLADDSIDGLVLAKAALDRLLDGDKFPETRDFLRETLNTSDWMVLPLSYDPNAAAQGALAVEIKQGRSDVADLLKTINCEATFSAVEKERQILQAFGGGCHLALGMSYLKRSYGDVKIVRGLTPDGQSIFEKVLVTDKALPANVQRTRLEFQAERKERPTPDVQHLDALYVAKADAWTLNHEFKGIVWTAGCETWKKLAARGVWVHGSSESLGEVEDLRIEHFFVEPLKWGRLSHSLSQAGYGDKQTIAAYDLSLSLISQNIKTENTAFIWTSPQEFDLAVSQVPDIQKAFHICGPGRTYEVLRQRLGSDERLFVELLN